One region of Nitrosopumilaceae archaeon genomic DNA includes:
- the secY gene encoding preprotein translocase subunit SecY translates to MIEEGTPTGILRKIISKAEVYIPQVPKPKKKIPLQVRLMWCGLALFIYMIMGQTPLYGATVPAFDFLAFARVIFASQQGTLIELGIGPIVTAGLLMQLLKGSEIFHLDFKKPEDRELYQTATKIVTYIVIVAESSLYGMAVYGPRLPSHEAGFILVGQLIGASIIIMLLDELIQKGWGLGSGISLFIAAGVAQQVVWSLFSPIPAGDGGPVGVFVNIGHSFITGNFSNLFFRSNQLPGIFGLFVTAGVLLILVYTQGIKIEIPIVSTKYRGFSAVYPIKLMYVSNIPVILASALTANAVFIGQMLWANFNPRNANPFMNFLGMFDPTAPSTPTGGILYYVTAPRGLDIVALDPMRAVMYILFMVGIVVLFGRLWIELGGLSAKSAAKNLLDADVQVPGFRRSNQPVEALLQKYIPSVTILGSMILGLLAGTSDVLGTFGSGTGMLLTVDILINYYNLLVREKVEEVMPSLGALLGRK, encoded by the coding sequence ATGATTGAAGAAGGAACACCAACAGGTATTCTGAGAAAAATAATTTCTAAAGCTGAAGTCTACATTCCGCAAGTTCCAAAACCAAAAAAGAAAATTCCATTACAAGTCCGTCTCATGTGGTGTGGATTGGCACTCTTCATCTATATGATAATGGGCCAAACACCGCTTTATGGTGCAACCGTTCCAGCATTTGACTTTCTTGCATTTGCAAGAGTTATCTTTGCATCACAACAAGGAACACTAATCGAACTTGGAATTGGTCCTATAGTTACTGCAGGACTTTTGATGCAGCTCTTAAAAGGCTCTGAAATCTTTCACCTTGATTTCAAGAAACCAGAAGATAGAGAACTATATCAAACAGCAACAAAGATTGTAACATATATCGTAATAGTTGCCGAGTCATCACTATATGGAATGGCAGTCTATGGTCCAAGACTACCAAGTCATGAGGCAGGTTTTATTCTAGTAGGTCAGCTTATTGGTGCATCAATTATAATCATGCTTTTAGATGAATTAATTCAAAAGGGATGGGGACTGGGAAGTGGAATCAGTCTTTTTATTGCTGCAGGTGTAGCACAACAAGTAGTCTGGAGTTTATTTAGTCCAATACCTGCAGGAGATGGTGGACCTGTAGGTGTATTTGTAAACATTGGGCATTCCTTTATCACTGGAAACTTTTCAAATCTATTTTTCCGGTCTAACCAGCTGCCTGGTATCTTTGGACTCTTTGTCACTGCTGGAGTATTACTAATTCTAGTTTATACACAGGGAATCAAAATCGAGATTCCAATCGTATCCACAAAATACAGAGGATTTTCTGCAGTTTACCCAATCAAATTGATGTATGTGTCTAATATTCCAGTAATTTTGGCATCAGCACTTACTGCCAACGCAGTGTTTATTGGTCAGATGCTTTGGGCAAACTTTAATCCAAGAAATGCCAATCCATTTATGAATTTTCTAGGAATGTTTGATCCTACAGCTCCGTCTACTCCGACCGGAGGTATATTGTATTATGTTACAGCTCCGCGTGGATTGGACATTGTTGCACTAGATCCAATGCGTGCAGTGATGTATATCTTGTTCATGGTAGGAATTGTGGTTTTGTTTGGTAGGTTGTGGATAGAACTTGGAGGATTATCTGCAAAGAGTGCAGCGAAGAACCTTCTTGATGCAGATGTCCAAGTTCCTGGCTTCAGACGTTCAAACCAACCAGTGGAAGCTCTTCTTCAAAAATATATTCCATCTGTTACTATACTTGGTTCTATGATTCTTGGTCTTCTAGCTGGTACCTCTGATGTCTTGGGAACTTTTGGATCTGGAACAGGGATGTTACTTACAGTAGACATTTTGATCAACTATTATAACTTGCTTGTAAGAGAAAAAGTAGAAGAGGTAATGCCATCACTGGGTGCCCTACTTGGCAGAAAGTAG
- a CDS encoding uL15 family ribosomal protein, producing the protein MPTRLRKTRKFRGSRFHGWGQIGQHRASGHKGGLGRSGMHKHHFIKMLLNDPDHFGHDSTHPPHPYLVKKWISVRDLDDFFAKFGKQEGGKKVIDLAELGYDKLLGGGQTKNAYIIKVERFSASAEEKIKQAGGEVLVIA; encoded by the coding sequence ATGCCAACCAGATTAAGAAAGACACGAAAGTTTAGGGGAAGCAGATTCCACGGATGGGGACAAATTGGTCAACATAGGGCAAGTGGCCACAAAGGAGGTCTTGGTAGATCTGGTATGCACAAGCATCACTTTATCAAAATGCTTCTAAATGACCCAGATCATTTTGGTCATGATTCTACTCATCCGCCACATCCATACCTTGTAAAAAAGTGGATTAGTGTAAGAGATCTGGACGATTTCTTTGCAAAATTTGGAAAGCAGGAAGGAGGAAAAAAAGTAATCGATCTTGCAGAACTTGGTTATGACAAACTATTAGGAGGAGGACAAACCAAGAATGCTTACATTATCAAAGTAGAGCGATTCTCTGCTTCTGCCGAAGAAAAAATAAAACAAGCTGGTGGCGAGGTGCTTGTAATCGCATGA
- a CDS encoding 50S ribosomal protein L30, with protein MAKAFLVVRMKGTVNTPYWARTTLDLLHLDKRFRATIIPAKDNTKGMLDKIKHYVSWQEIDVPTTKELLEKKARKEGYKKLTTDDIAKLGFKNTDDLAQSLTEGTATLSKLKTVKPWFALSPPRGGFKRKTKKMYGEGGILGNHKELLAQVRIMM; from the coding sequence ATGGCAAAAGCTTTCCTAGTAGTTAGAATGAAAGGAACAGTAAATACGCCTTACTGGGCAAGAACTACACTTGATCTTCTGCATTTAGACAAAAGGTTTAGAGCGACAATAATTCCAGCCAAAGATAACACCAAAGGCATGTTGGATAAAATAAAACACTATGTGTCTTGGCAAGAAATTGATGTTCCTACAACAAAAGAACTCTTAGAAAAGAAAGCACGAAAAGAAGGATATAAGAAACTAACTACCGATGATATTGCAAAATTAGGATTCAAAAATACTGATGATCTGGCCCAGTCATTGACAGAAGGCACTGCTACATTATCAAAATTAAAAACGGTAAAACCATGGTTTGCCCTGTCCCCTCCAAGAGGAGGCTTTAAACGAAAAACGAAAAAAATGTATGGCGAAGGAGGAATCTTGGGTAACCACAAAGAACTTCTTGCACAAGTAAGGATTATGATGTAA
- a CDS encoding 30S ribosomal protein S5 yields the protein MSRQEQRPRERREPEEQWVPRTTLGKLVDSGKITSMNEIYENGYRIQEAGIIKKLLPGIKTEVIDVGIVQKQTTNGEYTRFKALVAAGDENGWLGIGQGKSKQMRIAIEKATNAAYLAVSPVKLGCGSWECRCDNPHSVPFKVRGRGGSVEIEIIPGPRGLGLVAGGNIRNLLKLAGLKDVWTKSKGSTNTMTSTSKAVLNCLRQTFSQG from the coding sequence ATGAGCAGACAAGAACAACGACCAAGAGAAAGAAGAGAACCAGAAGAACAATGGGTTCCACGAACAACTCTTGGAAAGTTAGTAGATAGTGGAAAAATTACATCAATGAACGAAATTTATGAAAATGGTTATAGAATACAAGAAGCTGGAATTATCAAAAAACTTTTGCCGGGAATTAAAACTGAAGTAATTGACGTTGGAATTGTACAAAAACAAACAACCAATGGTGAATATACGAGATTCAAAGCTCTAGTTGCCGCTGGAGATGAAAATGGTTGGCTTGGAATTGGTCAAGGTAAATCAAAACAAATGAGAATTGCAATTGAAAAAGCTACAAACGCCGCATATCTTGCTGTTAGTCCAGTAAAACTTGGTTGTGGTAGTTGGGAATGCAGATGTGATAATCCACACTCTGTTCCGTTTAAAGTAAGAGGTAGAGGTGGAAGTGTTGAAATTGAAATTATTCCAGGACCAAGGGGACTTGGATTGGTTGCAGGTGGAAACATTAGAAATCTGTTAAAGCTTGCAGGACTAAAAGATGTCTGGACAAAAAGCAAGGGTTCTACTAATACGATGACTTCTACATCAAAAGCGGTTCTTAACTGTCTAAGGCAGACATTTAGTCAAGGTTGA